Genomic DNA from Porites lutea chromosome 4, jaPorLute2.1, whole genome shotgun sequence:
TCGCTTGGGCGTCTGTATTAAAATGTTCGCTATTGTAATATTAATAGTTATTCGCCTGATTTTTAAGCTGGGCATTTTGTTTCTTCAAAAGGTCTCACTCATCATCATCGCTCAATCGTCGCTACTCAGGCCGAGCTGGACGCACTTCCTAAAGTTAAAGTGGAGAGCAGCCGCAAGCTCCAGGATGAAATACTCTCAACGGAATCACGATGTGAGTTCCTTATACATTCCACATAGACTTCTTACCAGTGGCAGTGAGATTTTTTACCTCGTCCTTTAGGTTTTGGGAAACTTAACACCGCAATCATgctaataatcataataataataataatcaactttattCTGTCGAGGGTGACACTTACTCAAATGTATATTATTATGAAAGTTCCTTTAAACCTCTATCTTTTAAACAATACTGCATGGCTTATAACTAATCGAGTATCAAGATCAAAGCTTCAAATAGCTTAAAATGGTACTTGAAAACGCTGTAGCCACCGGATTCTCGAAATTGAAGGTAGTTAGTTTAACCCGCAGCTATttttagcctgtgaaaacagccgacattccgcgacgccaccactggttccccgcgaaatgacgtctgagaaacaaacgcagaaattccttactgatgacgtgtcactattTCAGATCTGGgtattgcttctgattggttgtagcGAATTTCCctcgcggcacgaccaatccgCGCCGAaacatcagtatggaatttctgcagtcgttaCTCAGACATCATTTTACGAGGAAACCACGGTGGTGCCGTCACGAAATGCTTTCTCAGGCTTATTCACATGGAACTTTGAGTAATAATACGCTTCAAAACTGTCGTTAATAAGTATTGACTGTTACTCTGACTACAGCTTATCTAGGATGCTTCAAGGACAGGAAACCTGGACGCGACCTTCCCAAACAATTTACCAAGTATGAGATGACACCCGAGTGGTGTGTCGGCAAGTGTAAACTGGCAGGATTCGGTTACGCTGGCCTTCAATATGGATACCTTTGTTTCTGCGGTAATAAGTTTGGCAAGTACGGTCAGGTAGATGACGGAGAATGCTCCAGTTTGTGCTTTGGGGATAAAACAAGAAACTGTGGATCCTTCTGGCATAATTCTGTCTTTTCTGTTGGTAAGTGCATTGATAAATGTTTAACTTAAGTTTAATTAATATTCCTTGTAGATTTATTACAGAGATTATGTATTTTATAAGAAGAACAGTAAATTAAACTGAAGTTCTAATCGTTCGTCCTTGGAGGTTGCAAAAACTTACATGCTTCtctggaaaacaaacaaaccagcaaaacaaaaaactcacGGAGAAGTTACTTTCATTTCTTCGTATAAGTTAAGCAGGTATTGaagtacatacatgtaacaaGAGGCAGACTCGAAACAGAAATAGCTTCTATGGTCCTTAGGagcagtttattttttgttggtgATTAACGTTTTGGAAACCAAAAGGTTACCTGAGTCGGAGAAGTGAAATCTGCACAATTAATTACGTAATGCACGTATTGTAATTTCCAATTACAGATGGTAAATGGCATGATCCtcttgaacaaaacaaaaaagttgacAAAGAACAGAGTGGATCAGGAGACGCCGAAGAAGACGAAGAACAGCAAGATGGTCAGTAACCTTCCAGGTGTCGTTCAGCCTAAAAGGTTTCgaatcattatacgtttctgggaaactgcgcacctacccctcccctaagccaatattttgccctaagtgagaagtaagcgTTAATGTTGagttagggaaggggtaggtggtctgtttcccagaaacgtgttGCGGATGGGTGCAATCATCAAAAGACGTATTATAAAAGATTGGAATGAAAAGATACTGAACCCAACACCCAGGCCACACCACATTACCTATCCTGCAGTGGTTTAcgaaacaccaagaaacacGGCCGCCTGATTGTCATAAGATATtcattttccaagtttttttcgTGTGCCTGAAAATGAGACAGTAATAACCCCTGTAGTTATGAATATACGAAAGTCATATATGAGAATTGCGtggtgaagaattatatgaaagaagatcatcacagttattgatgcaacttttgcagttgcgaaaagaaagcctgaaaaaattcaggctggTACCGTAAAAATAGAATTTGACGTGCGAAGTGTCTTCCAGCtgttcatttttcatttttgaacaGAACTGTTGCTTTTAAGTAAATTCTAATGAGGGAGAGTAAAGGATTTGTAAATACTCCGTTTCGAAGCTCGTTTCCTTGTAATCAGAAGAATAACGTActcttcattttatttatttatttgtttttttatttttggcatggACCAACTGATGACCATCAACCACACAGTGCCAGAACATAGTAAGAATTTCTTTTCTGATCTTTGTTAATCACTACGTCGTTTTTTCAAATtacaatttctcaaaatgttTTTTGCGGCAATGTAGCTATTTTGGTTCTTACAGTGTGTTGTTATTTTTCTACTCCACAGCCGAAGTTGCTAATCATTTAATGAAAGGTATGGTTTCTTAAACGCAttactagtttttcaaaacccCAATATTGAAAATTAGCAATTGCATTTCTAAATTAATTCTGATTTACATTCAAGATTTCAGTTTATTTCGTGTTTTATTACTTATTACTGATAACCATTAAATACTAACGTATTTTGTTATTTAGAGACAAATcgattattatcattaaatcTGATTAAAACTCTTGcacttttttatctttcttttccAGCCGCGGAAGCTGCACTTAAAGGTAAGAAAATCAAAAAATGACAGTTAACGTTAAAAGTGATCTTCTCTCACGTATGCGACATTCctaaaaaagaaactttaaaacGTTTGTCAACACTTGTTCTCTTGTCTTTTTCCCTCTTCAGCTGCGAAGAAATTGTTACCTCGTAAGTATTCCACCTTCAACTTTCTTACTTTCTTGTTCACTTGAGTAGAGAGTGCGTCTGTCATTGTGAATGCGCATATATCTGCATGAAATCAGAACACTACCATAAATTATAAACGATAGTTTATCAAGGCTTATTTGCACGCAATAAATATTGCTATAACCAAGTATGTGGCAAATTCCACGCAGATCCTCAACACGAGAAATCTAAACGGACTCCAGATGAGGAGCTTCAGACGAACAGTGAAGATGCCATTAGTGCACTCGATGGTAAGTTAGTTTGATTCGCAACTTCGCTGACTGCGCTCTGCTTCCGCAGTCAATGCTTTAAAGCAGAGCACATGTAATTCACAACAAGTACTCGTTTTGTGAATCCGTACTATCTCTACATgatttctatttaaaaaaatacagagGAGCCTCGATTTAATGTTTGTTATAACGAGATTTCGTTATATCGtggttttttttcatatattttactatacCTGgtgtaaagaaaatcgttcgttataccaagGACTGCGTTATGATAGAGGTTCGTTCAACTAGTACTGTATAGAGGACATAAAAAAGCGTAGTGAACACATAGTGAAGATGTCTTCAGTACACTCGATTGTGAGTTCGGTCTTTTCCTTCCCGCTAATGAGAATATCAAGTCCGTTTTCCTCTTTTCCATGTACACAGCTGCTGAAAAATTGATGGCGTCCAAAACAGCGTCAGTTGAACACACTAGGAAAGAAAAACGAGACGCGGAGGGTGATGGACGGGATCTGTTGGTAGCGTATTTGAGTGACGTAGGGGGCTATGACAGGAACTATCGAGACGTCGAGGGTCAGGATGAATCTGGATCCTCAGGTAACATAGTAGATTACCTATAACTTTCACTGTACATGCGGACTTCACATGAAGACCTTAAGCGACAGCCATAGGACCCTTGTCCGactgcaacaaaggaaatacgAGACGTCTACCCGCAGGCCACCCTTTGATAGACCTGTTCCGATTGTGCTAGTAACATGCTGGAAAGTTGCTTActgaaatgccaaaaaaataaCCCCAATAAAGACATATTTCGCGACTCGAGAGGAAAAGTCACACGATCAACTATATAGAGATTTTGCAGTTGCTTCGTCACCAATTCCTTCTTTAAGATTGTCAGTTAATTCTTTAAGATTCCCAGACTTGCATTGAAAGTATAATCAATGTTAAACAGTTCAATGTTTGTTTAGATAATAagattttgtttcaatttttcatAATTCCTACAGAGTCGAGCGATAAGGATGAAAAGTTTGAATATCGAAGAATGGTCATTGATGAATCTGGAGACGGCGAGTTTGTtgagaaaactaaaaacaagGAACTCAAAGCTCGTAAACGAAGGGAAATCGGTGAACCGTGGGATGCCAGCTTTGACGGGCCaaagaaaatggcatcaagagcTGCCCCTGTTGAACAAGTGTCGAAGCGCAACGTTGTCCCTGAGCACCAAAGTGACACCGAGGACGACCCTAGCAGGCTCGGAGATGATTCGGGAGATAACGAACAGCCCGAGGAGTTGACGGAAAATGTTGCTGATCCAGTTAGTTTGGGTGAAAATCGGGTCACAACTGATTCTAGTAATACTGAAGAAGCAAGTTCTGAGGAGGACAGCGATGAATCTGGTGGATCTGGTTTTGAAGACGTATCGAGTGAGTCAGGACAGTCAGACGAATCAGATGAATCATTGGAGTCTGGTATGTCTGGTTCTGATGAAAGTGAAGATTCCGGTGACGAAGCAGACAAGGAAGATGCTCAAGAGTCAGGTATGTTATAAACGAGacgaagtttgaaaaaaaaaaaacgctcagTCGCTACGTTATTCAAACTTTCGTTGCCGAAGGCTTCGACGTCGTTGCGTCGATTTTCTATTATTTCTTGATTTTGTTAGCCTCACTGGCTATCCTACCACGATCAGCTATAAATGAAACAAACTTGCTCTCGCTCTTTTTTCTGTCCTTTAATAACATTAGAAAGTTATTTCCTTCAAGATCGGATGAGCTAATTTGAATGACCAGGTGATTAATTCGGTTTTGGTCAGTACGACAATCAGTCAGAAGACTTGAACTGAATACCCATCAAGAATGATGTTTGTGGGAGAAACCAAATTTCCAGAAGAAAATTGCATTGGGTCGTTTCGGgccaattaaaagaaaaggaactTGATCATCTATGTTGATAACTAAATTTACTGTTAAAAGGTTCATAAACGCTTGTTATTGTGTGaacaaattacaaaatttaTAACATCTTAAAGACTCTCAGATATTCACTATCGTTAATTCTTTTCACAGATTATGCGCGTGTAGTAAGAGAGACGAATGATGATGGCAATTTGTTAAGACATCGCAGAGAGTTGCCTGAAGAAACGGAAGACAAGACAAAGGCAAAGTCAAAGGTAgttgtgtaatttttttttaccaagaaacaatttaaaaaactaaatattttctttcaattttcgcTGATGTGCTACCATATATTCGCTTCCAAACTTcattctatttgtttttttagagACAAAGTGCCTTGATGGATGACAATATAAACAATAAACTTAGTGATCAAGTGGAAAAAGGTAATagcattttattgttttctttctttcggcTTTCTGCCCtttaaaggttatttaattATGGTCACCCACTGTCAATtcgttcattttgttttctattaGTAAAGTTTATGCACTGGATTATCTttattgataaccttatattcCTTAGCATTAATTTGCATGATTTGTTTTTCGAAAATCTCCAATTCCCCACTCCAGAAACTCGAGGGAGAATAAGTACAAGCTTTAGGCGCAATCATTTCAGGTatcgtttgggtggacaagccttggttatgattggtcgatggtattcaaggTAACCATTAACCGATCACAAGTTACGCCTGTCTACCCAAATGATCCCAGAAATCCTTGCGCCAAAAGCTTGTATACCCTTTCCCCCTATTTCTGGAACTCGTGGCTTGAATTTCTCTCAATCCCTTTAATTCCGATGATTATTTTTGACATCCCAGTATCGTCGTTCATagtttcaatcccgaatctcttaattactttaattttctGGTGTGGATCGCTTGATTATTTACCAGTCTGACAGGAAAACGTATTGCCCGCCTAAAAATTATCTGAAATCAACTCTTTTCGTAGCTTTATcaactcattttttttaacatttgtcgGGGAAAAATTAGCAAATAAATGATGTCATTATTGTTTTATCTCAGGAGCTGAAAATCTAATGTCCTTGATACTGGATATTTATCAGTCAAAGAAGACATTGATTAATCTACAGCAAGTTGTTCAACAAATGAAACAAGATGTAATGCAACAAATGGACGTACCAGAAGGTCAGAGGGAACAAGTGAAAAACAAGCTACGAACTACCATCAGAGAAACCATAGTCAAGAAAGCTAATGGTATGATGAATAACGTCTAAATATGAATTCTGCCATAAGTAATAGCCAAACCGGACTCCCCACTAATACCCTTCTTTATTACGTATGAGATGACTGTGTTCGAAAAAGTCTTTTGCCCGTTTCCGTGGTAAAATAAATAAGTTGTGAATTACTCTTTGGGGTCTCATTTTGTTATCGTTAGTTACGGTCAAATTACTTTTATCCACCCTAACGTTTTCTAACAGACACGTTCGCATAACGGAAAGTTGAGTGACAGATCGTAGAAAGTCAGTCTTGTTCTACATTTGCGTTCTTTCCACATTTTGATATATCATTTTTGATCTATGAAGATGGATCTACCAGGCAAAATAGACTAAATAAAACCTGTACCAGATAAATTATTCATTTACTTTTAAATTAGATTTTTTGCAAACGTGTTGAGACACTTAGTCTAGCTCTGAAGGAAAATCAGCCTTTCTTACTTCAAATCGCTGCTGGCCGAGTATTATATCTCACAGATGTGTGACCCCCCCGTCCCTTAATTTCAAGTTGTTCTACCAAGTcttgagcatggtcttgtattgctaacAACTTTGataagaggaggaggagggatcacaagcacaagggCATAAGCAGGTCTGTTAGGCCAAAATAAGGTGGAGTGTATCAAGTATTTTTGCAAGTGGTTGTAGCATCAATGAAGTCTTCTTCGAGAGGGGTTATTAgatccctagtctgaatttcaaaaccagTGGTATCCTCGCAAAGtgaggaggaagccatgtcCCTGTCAGTATTAAACGCAAGTGACTGTATTTGCGATTCTCTTCGTCGCTGTCGTAGTTTCAACCCATATTTATGTCGTTTGCTACCATTTCATCTGGCCTATGTAGCTGTTTTACGGCCCTGCTCCATTTGGGGAACAAGCGGTGAgggcactcgcctcccaccaatgtggcccgggttcaaagtCATATATAGgtttagtttgttgttggttctcctCCTCGCTCCGAGGGTTTTTTATCCTCTAGGTACTCCGGTTATCTCCTCTCCTTATTCCAGTTcacacggacacgtttcaacgaggtCTTAAAAACTCATTATTACTCCATGAGTAAACAAATTACAGTTACAAAATTACAATTACATGGCGCTGGTCGGAATTTTACCCGGCCCTAACACGGCCTCATTAACATTTCTGTTTAATATTGCTTCCAGAACTTGCGGAATCCATCCGACAGGAGGTGAAAGACTACAAGGAAGGCCATCAAGCCGTTACCCAGCAGGCCAAAGAAGCtatggccgccatcttggatattCCTGTTTTCCAAGACACTGTTTCAAGCATAAAAAGCCAAATAAAGAAAAGAGCGgtagaaattgaaaaagaatacAAGATGTCAAAACGAGGAAGCGAAGAACTACCTAGCATCTTAAAAGAACACTTTAAGAGAAACGCTCCTGATTTTAAAGGCGAGACTAGGCTTTCGCGTTCTCATAGAGACTTAAATCTTTAAAAGACATCAAATTGAGGAAATGTTCTTGTTTACTTACCCTGGATGAAAGTATTGGTTTTAAAATGTATCGGGTGCAGCCTAAATTAAAAGCTGAAAATTTGGTGTTTTTGTATAACGAGAGTAAAATTCGCGTTCACGAAAATCCCTGGTGGCAATCAATTCCTGCGTAACAAACAAactataataatttattataaattcTTTGGGAAAACTGTCTTGTCTTGCCCAATGGAATCCACCAAGAAGTTTCCGAATGTCACATTAGCTGAAAAATTATTAAAGAGGTATTTGATACACAAAACACATTCATAAAACCGTATAAAACTTTCTAAAACGCAAATCTGCGTATTAAACGAGATTTCATAAAAGTTGCAACTTAAATGAACTTTTAAATGTTACTTAGAATACTCCTCAGACGGTCATCAAATGTAACCGCGTTTTCAGTATCTAAAGCACAAAGTCCAACGATGCCTAGCAAAGGTCAAGAGCTGAACAATTTTGTTACAGCTGTAAACAGGCCAAGAACCTTTATGGTCTGGGAAACGCACTTTAAGTCAATTCCAGCTCTTCCAAAAATCAACGAAACAATCAAATAATTGATTGAAAAATCGAATTATATAACCATGCTTCAGGGGGTAGAAATCTAAAAAGGATTACCAACCAGCCTGGTAACAATTGGAAACTACCAAAGTGTCGCCCTTACTCTGTTTAAAATTTGTCTTAAGTGCCGTATTTGTACAAAGCCGTGAATCATTATTAAACTGTGAGTCAGCCTAAAGAGGCAAATATTTTACGTTTCCTTCATCGATTCTTACTCTCTCTAAATCTCGTGACCACCGAAAAATGGTATGATTATCAGAGATACCGTGGCATGCCATTTTCAGGGGGGCTCATATTATAAAAATGTCTTCAATTTTAGGAGTGTCCGCAAAACGATCACTTGGGGCAGCAGAACATCGGCTTACATTTTACTCCAGGTTTCATATTCGAAGCCTTAATTTAAGCATTTATCAGAGCTGCTTATAGCGCATGTTAGATGTTCGTTTGGAGGACAAACAGGGATGAACAGCGTTTTTGTGCCCTGCAATTTTGTTATTTCGGGTCTCCTTCACTCATCATTTCTCAGACTTCAGAAAGTTTGGCATAAAGTCAACCTAGAACTAGACAGTAGAGACTTCAGTATGTAAATCCTAAAGAATATAAGTAAATTTCTGTATATAGATATCAATCAGTGTTTTCTTTAGATGTAGAAATAAAAGGCTTTGTAAAGTTACATTCATCTATTAAAAAATCGACGTCAAACTGTTAACCTGACTTCTTCATTACGGAGGATGTAAaattgtattgttttctttttcttttttttttttttttttcgacgcGGGGTCGTCAGCTGTGTCTCTGGGTCAGAACTTTGCTATCTGCTTTTTCTCTCGATTTTGTGGCGTCGACAAGCTAGGAGAGCTCCAGTAAGACATAGCACCACGTCCAAAAATTGATGAAACGGACTTTCTCTAGTTTTAAATAGTGCCCCTGTGCGATGCAAacatttttgtgttatttttttcgACTTCATTGGCGTCAAGGCCGATTACTGGTGTAATAGTAATGATTTCTGGGATAGCCTTCAATCGTCCCGATCGTCCCAGTCGTCTGAGAGCATTAGAGCTGAACTCTATCCAAGGGATCGAGGTCGTCTCAGCCGTCCGGGTTGTTTGCGATCGAGTAGCGTTTCCATATGATTTTTTCGATCGTCTGAACGTTAATTGAGACGACCGGGACGATCAGGACGATCATGGACAAGCCAAGCTTTACAGGCATTCACTCCGATAGTACCAGAAAGTTTCCCCCTTTAACGCAATATTTACATCTCCTTAGCCGGATTTTAGCTTTTGGAACTCATTAGAACACTAGTGAGAGTATAAACTTGCCAACTCTTAAGCTGATAAATATGACACAACGAAACGAAATTACTCGCTTTCCTTCATGGTACATTTATGAACCGATCTCGTAGTAATACTGAAACACACAAAAAGGCCTCAAATacaattttatttcttcatatTCGGTAAAATTGCCTTACATAAGAATACCATTTTAAAATAGCCCGCGAGCAACTTCTCCGGGGATTTTTTATACGGGAGGCGGGGCCCAGATCGCCCCGGAGAACTTGTTCACAGGCTACTTTCTTTAAACTAATATGAGTTACAATAAGTGATTATATTAGTAAAATGCACAAAACTTGAAGTTATAGGTACAAGCAGACGCTGCTTTCCTGATGGGATTATCAAGGTTGTGTACATGTTACTATTTATCAAAAAGGTTACATGAATAGCGTTTAATTGTTGCGCCTATGAATGGATTCCTTAAAATCCACCTGTcccgtcattttttttttcgtatttgcCCTATTTATATGAACTTTTCTATTAGCGTCATTGACAGAAAGCGCCTCTGTTCCCCAGACACGTCCATGGCTCCAGTTACGATTTGTGCAGTTTATAGTCATGAAAGTCTATTCATTTGTGACTGCAACGTTTCCGACAGTTCATAACACGTTTCCACTACTCATTCATTACGTAAATCCAACCGATTGACCGTTTACTGATTTCCATGCTGATTCGTCCTTTCATTAGGGAATTGTATAGCCACTTTGTGAGCTTCTCAGATTTCCATTGTAAAACTGTTCAAAGGGAAAAGTACAAAGCTTTCAGACACATTAAcatttcttttatgtttttttttgttactcttCCACGcaaaatatcaagcaaaatTACCGACGCTGGAAGCCGTACTCAGCGTTTAGGAGGGGGCTTTTGCCAGGACAGTCAAGAGGGTCCAGACTCTCCTTAAAATCTTGTAAACATTGTATCGGCGTAAAAATAAATTGGCAAAAAAGCgtacaacttgttttgcagaaTAACTGAAAAACACTCTTTTATGGGATGTATTCCAAACTATGCAATCGAGACATGTGCTTTGTAGATAGTAACATCCACTTAGGCTTCGACGCGTTAAGAGTATAATTATAATCAGCCAAATAGCCCTCAAGGAGAGAATTCCGAAGCACAATCATCCAAGTTGCATCCTTAATTAAGAGAATCGATACAGAAAGAAGGTTGTATCATCTGCATATTTGTGAGACGGACATTGCGGGGTCTCTTGCTGGTCTGCCACGTATATGTAAAGATGAGGGGACCCAGTATTGATTCCTGTGAGACACCTGAAGTTGGGACTTCCTGACGTCTATACGAACAAAcgtttgttgtccgttttaccgTTTCTTCATTTCAtcagttttaatattttttgcgctttaaacaaattaaatttgtttCGTGCTCAATAGATCCTGTTCAAAGTGTCTTGCGATGCAGTTGCttcaaaaataaatagataaatctGAGAGACAGgagatatttaacaatttataaaatatattgtCTCTCCACTGAAGTACTATATACACACCATGTTGTTTTGCTTCAGAGGCGGCTACTAAGTTATATAGCAAAACCTAAGAGGCAATTTACCTCGGCTTTCTTCTCGTGTCTCTAGAACAGGTGTTCTATTGTTGACGCTTCTGCACAGTAATCTTTGAAACAAGATGGGATCATATATATCAGCCCAAAGAAAAGCAAGTATTtaattaataaacaaataaatatatctCTTTTCTGCCTCAGGATCACAGCCAGAGGCAGCGACATATTTAAGCTAAATTACTTTATCTTATTTCATCTTTTTGAAAGTTGATcgtaattttgtaaaaaaaaaaaaggagttatGGTTACATTATTTGTCAGACGACAAAACACTTTCTCTGTGGTGGTATGTTTTCATAACTTTTAGTAATTACAATAGCCCTGAAAGTTTAATAAAGAGGAGTTTGGATTCCATCATACTCGGCCGGTTGGTGGCTTTAGAGTCTTATGCAAaggaacaaaatgaaaaatgtagtGGTGACAAAATTTGACTAACAATGTTTATATCAGTAGTAACTATAACCAACCCACCATTAATCGCCGCACCTCTGTCTTCAGCTTTGGATTCAGCACGCCTTGAGGCCTGATAAGGGGAATTGTTCCAAAGTCATCATCTGTAGATGAATATACATGTGACCAAAACATTACTGTAAAACTCAGAAACTTTGAACACTAACGAAAAAGGATTTCTAGTCAAAAGTGAATTATGTCTCGAAAAGAAGTTAAATACGATTTCatatcaaaatgaaaactggCGATGGGGATTGATCCGCTCTTGAATCGGCCCTGTGTATATATATGACAAACGCGGTCTAGTTAATTTACTGTAacttcaagtttaaaaaacatttctcacGACATACTATACAAtgcgaaaacattttttttttcatatttgatACTTTCATTGATACATTCGAAAAAATATAAAGGATCCATAAACGGTATAGGTATATAGTGCAAAAAATATTCAGACTGCTGACTGCTTCAGTGAGGTAGCTATCCTTGGGGATTTTGACAGACTTTTTCAGaaataaagaaagcaaattaaaacATCCCATtcgttgataaaaaaaaaaactcagacaAAACTTCGTGTTCAATACGATTAGGTAGGATTTTGCTCAATTTATGTTGCCATGAAAGTATCTACAGAATACAGCATGCATTTTCATCGATTTAGTCCAACGAAATCGGTAGGAACAGAGCACATTGCACTGGGAATTTAGATACAGACAATCGAATGCTTTTTAAATATAATCAATTGTATGTACATTCGTTGTCTACATGAGAATAAAATTTTGTAGTTATATAGGAGTCATTAAAGCTGTGGTATAACTAAGTCAGGCATCTAGCGGGGGATTAACTTTTGCAGAGGGACGCGTGGCTCATGGACGCCTTGCTGTGATctttagtagacaatttagtGAAAAACGTACGGAAAGA
This window encodes:
- the LOC140935237 gene encoding uncharacterized protein; this translates as MRIAVVILIFGFCAVGYSRPSKRGHKTAEVVDDSDKELIRVARGDVDEDDEPQEKSHKETKRSTEAINKRAKRAAEEDAFFQALLSRSEERREKKRSFDEGADNTGYIIRDDWKGDSKISDADRQELENLFNAINAPDDGGEEKVEETRSLKPGLEGKVQQFTEWLMSQPPDRFTQSLSHILDVEQSLTKMFYDGQNQQQQQQQQQQDQSQQQQTQVQDPANSNKNPSQPQGNCKTKCFTLQLGNTECKIICEPPVVEQPSQAPAYGLYSQQPAYGQMQPYPYMGQMPAPCTPPACQLGQMYPGYTQPQQYPGQVGVPVAGARPSPVQEGCVGRSCDKPKDENESHSDKPNEKQDKPAPPPPKPAQAPAPYTFQTTGATVVMDPVKITSEPQIPVAPMVPGQIPMAMPQPYTMPQPYAMPQPYTAPQAPSAPQVPYGITISGLAGPQAQPQAPVTSQYFKPMPRDCHDYSQPRCQVFLDWPTDERNEIRASLRFKQNWDNDYRRSSSTKYKIFTAEVEKALRDVYSLDPNFKDVHVTSLSDEDMKVAANFVLRFQQPEKEGLRYLSHAIANHYLQSMPVFKNTLLRDGLTHHHRSIVATQAELDALPKVKVESSRKLQDEILSTESRSYLGCFKDRKPGRDLPKQFTKYEMTPEWCVGKCKLAGFGYAGLQYGYLCFCGNKFGKYGQVDDGECSSLCFGDKTRNCGSFWHNSVFSVDGKWHDPLEQNKKVDKEQSGSGDAEEDEEQQDVPEHTEVANHLMKAAEAALKAAKKLLPHPQHEKSKRTPDEELQTNSEDAISALDAAEKLMASKTASVEHTRKEKRDAEGDGRDLLVAYLSDVGGYDRNYRDVEGQDESGSSESSDKDEKFEYRRMVIDESGDGEFVEKTKNKELKARKRREIGEPWDASFDGPKKMASRAAPVEQVSKRNVVPEHQSDTEDDPSRLGDDSGDNEQPEELTENVADPVSLGENRVTTDSSNTEEASSEEDSDESGGSGFEDVSSESGQSDESDESLESGMSGSDESEDSGDEADKEDAQESDYARVVRETNDDGNLLRHRRELPEETEDKTKAKSKRQSALMDDNINNKLSDQVEKGAENLMSLILDIYQSKKTLINLQQVVQQMKQDVMQQMDVPEGQREQVKNKLRTTIRETIVKKANELAESIRQEVKDYKEGHQAVTQQAKEAMAAILDIPVFQDTVSSIKSQIKKRAVEIEKEYKMSKRGSEELPSILKEHFKRNAPDFKGETRLSRSHRDLNL